GGGCTACATCTGTAAATGGAGATTCTTGTTGTAATATTTGTGAAATCGAATTTTCGTATTTCTGGAGGAAGTGGAACATAACTGATAAGCTGTGTTTTGTAACATATCAGAGGCGAAGATGGTTTTAACAGAAGAAGAAATCACAAGGCTTTACAGAGTCCGAAAGACTGTGATGCAAATGCTGAAAGATCGGAATTACTTGGTTGGAGATTTTGAGATCAACATGTCAAAAGAACAGTTCAAGGACAAATACGGAGAGAACATGAAAAGGGAAGATCTTATCATCAATAAAACAAAGAGAACTGACACAAACGATCAGGTGTTTCCCTGATGCTTTTTATTGTAGTGGATGTAGTACTTTAACCGTTGACGGTGTCTGATTGTTGGTATATGTGTTTCAGATTTATGTCTTCTTTCCTGACGAACCAAAGGTTGGGGTCAAGACAATGAAGACTTATACCAATCGCATGAAATCGGAGAATGTGTTCAGAGCAATCTTGGTTACTCAACAAAGTCTGACGCCCTTTGCAAAGACCTGTATCAGTGAGATATCGGGAAAGTTCCACTTGGAGGTTTTTGGTGAGTTTCATTGCTTAATCTGTTATTAGTAAGAAGTTGTGTTCTTGAAACCTCACAAATATCACGTTGATCAATTAAACCAGAAATATCAGAGTTCATAGTGTCAGAAATTTGAAGGCTATACACATACAAATCGCTGTTGCAATTACCGGAttagtttgtttatattgtaacTTCTAATGGCCTTTATCTGATCAAATGCTTGTAAAAGTATTGTTAATCTGATGAGTAGGTATGGCCCTACCTTTTAGAGAAACGGGTTCGATGCGTAGGGTCATCTTAATAATGTCCATTAACCAAGAGGCCTAACTAGGGTCATCTTGAATAATTAGTTTGCATTGTTTGATTTACTTTTTCTGGGTATGCAGCTTTAACTTCAGCTTTGGAAGAGAGCTATTTTTACCCCACTTACAAAAAATTGGCTCCACCTATAATTGTATCAGGTGCTTTCAATACGAACTTAGAGGATATTAACGTTTGCTCTGTCTCTATTGATTCAGGAGGCAGAATTGTTGGTGAATATTAAAGAACACGTTCTAGTTCCTGAGCATCGGGTGCTTACAAATGAGGAAAAGAAGACTTTGCTGGAGAGGTATACTGTGAAAGAAACACAGGTCAGTGCTGCGCATTTTTGTTAATCTTGCATTTACGAAATTCCGATGCTACGTAAGGCATGCCATGACTTTAAATCTTGATTTATAACACTAAAAAGTGTTGCAAATCTTCCACTTCATTTATTCAACTGTTTGTGTTGGAATATTAACTCAAGTATAGAGTCATGCTTAATGCGTCTTAATACCATCTAAATTATTACGACAAAATaacaaagctctctctctctctctcctcctaatGGCTATTTTACGTTTGTTTTCCAAACACATCTTAGCCTGCATATCTGTGGTAAACTAGGGACATTTGCATACTAACTGTTTATCTtgtatttgtgttttttattgTCCAGCTCCCTCGGATTCAGGTGACTGATCCAATTGCGAAATACTACGGGCTTAAGCGTGCACAAGTTGTGAAGATAATTCGACCAAGCGAGACTGCAGGGCGATATGTCACCTACCGTTATGTTATATAATTACTCTTATGTCAGCTCGACTTGATAATCTTTCATTCATAGTTATGTCGGAATTGGAGCTCTAAAGCGAGCGGTTGCTGCAATCCGGATTTCAGGGACCGTATGTGATACTTTTATGTGCGCTCATATGGACCTGAATTCTAGTTTATATGATTACGCATTACGACTTGCTAGTATTGTTCATTGTGTTATTGTATTGATCTTTGAGGTAAAAACTCGATTCGTGATGCAATGGCTTGCATCATGTAGCGAAAACAATCCGTTGAATTCGCGCACAATTGACCATTGAGAAGGTGAGATTTCGATTAGGACTCCACCCGGCTGAGTCGTCATCGGGTGCAACAAATGAGAAATTTATATGCTGATTAGCAGAGTATCTAGTTTGAAGTAGCCTTGTCCTGCTGCGGAGCTGCCTTAATGAAGTCCACGACGAGCGATGCTAACTCGGCTTGATGCGAGGTGTATGAATGATTAGCGCCTTCTATAAGATGTAATTTGTGGTTATGTATTATCTTGGCAAACTCTAATGCATCTTCAACAGGGATGACCTCGTCGGCAGTTCCATGGATTGTCACCACCCTGTATGTTGAGAATCGCCGATAAACTTGGTCATGCGGGAAATGCAACAAAAAGAGAGGAAACATGAAACCATGAGAACAGAGTTAACTAAAGTTCGCTTACCGGCATTCTTTGTCAATCTGAAGGCATGATTGGTGCATATCAGTACTTAGGCGATCCATCAAACTCTCCTCGGTCACACGATAACTACCATCTCCTACAAGCCATTAACCTTGTTAAACACCAGCATACACGTTGcgcgtttttgtgtgttttaagtgTGTGCATGTGTTACTGAAAATTACGCAATTCATCTGCATACATCTGCCCTCATAAACGAATTTTGCAATTCACCACACGATAGGAATTAGAAACTTACCTGACTTATTCTTAACATCAATGAACCCTTCCTTCTTGATTACTTCCATAAAGTCTTTCCCCAAGCGTTCTTCGATGCCTTTCTTCAGTTCATAACGTCCAGAAATATTGACAACCGTACGAATGTCATGATACGTAGAAGCATACAGGAGCACAGCATCGCCTCCTGTAGTAACAATTTTCAGCAATACCTTTGGTACACAATACGAAATTACTCATTCGAAACCTTCATCAATAGCATTTTGTCCTCTTATTTTTTATCCGAATAAAATCTTACATAACGATCGTGCAAAACAATCCAACGTACCTTTACTGTGTCCAACAATTGTACTGGGTGCACGTTTTGCCCCAGAGAAGTACTCGACCACAGAGCGCAAGTCATCCGCCTCTCTCCGATAGTTACCAAACTGAAAGGTGCCTTCACTTTCCCTGACAACCAAAAACCCACAACTAATGCACATCAATGTAATCGTTAGATCTCAAACTGACAACAACGCAAACTTTGCAAGCAGGAACAGTATGGCGAAGACAGAGACATGCTTACAGTATGAAACAAACGAGGTGCACACAACGAAACTCTACACAAAACCTGTTATATTTAAGAATTTCAAACCCTGTAATTCGAAAGCCTTACCCATTTCCGGCAAAGTCAAAACGGAAGGAACTGATCCCTTCATTTTCCAGTGCAACAGCAAGGTTCACCATAATATAGTGTTCCTGGAAATCAAGAGACAAGCTGTGAACTTTGCCCACAACGATTCCAAGTTGCCAACCAAGCATTATAATTCTCCACTAACGAAGTACTATTCCTTTTCTTTCAGTAGAGCGATAGCGTTAGTGGGTTAGATAGTTAGTTGTTCGGTGGTAGGGAATTAGTGAGGATCGAACCTGCACCAGGGTGCGTTATTCTTTATTCATCAATTCTTAAACATTGTCGTCTTCAAATTACAAACTAAATCATCTAACAATCAAAGTTCGACGATAGATTGTGAATGAAATATTAgaaaaaataacttaaattaagaACATCCTAATCAAGCTGGAACCGaatccaacaacaacaataataataacaacaCTTGATGTATCAAAAATTCAACCTTGGTGTCTCGAAAACCATGACATAAGATAACAAGGTCCGCGGAACCGGTTTCGTGTAACAATCCCACAAGCTTTTCACCGTGTTTGTTGGGTACGATGATTCTCTGTTGCTGACCCACTGAAACAAGATGGCAATAAGAACATGAAAATTCACAAACAAACATATACAACGTGAGATGATGAAATTTACGACCTGGGTTTTTTGCAGCTTCTGCCATTTTCAAGATTCGTTTTGGGCTGCGATTGCGGGAAAGATTAAAGTTTGGTGAAGGGAAGCTTATGGAAGTGAAAGAACTTGAGAGCAGCATATTAATTGAGATTATAAGCTAATTAACGATCAATTAATCCTCAAGGCAGTGGAAGTTTACCTAGAAACTTTTGCTTGCTGCTCTTGTTGCTCTGAGATGCAATCTACTCAGCTCCTGTGAGTTTGGAACTGGGAGAGTATCGGACCCAATCCAGTCAGATCAGTTCCCAACCAAATTACGTTTTCGGTTTTGGTCCACAACAGTCTCCGTTTTTCCAGTTGGACCCTGATTATTTATGGCATTCTCAAAACTGCCATTTATCTatcttttctttcatttcagGAAATGATAACATGTATATATGGTTATTCAAGCAATTTATACACCGGTTTGGATTCTTACACGATCGTGTTTGACCATGTCTGTTATTTTCTAACTTACTATTTTTAGTGATTCAAgcaaaataattatataatatacactTTGACAATAGCATAGCAACACTAGCACCAACCAAGAATTTCATGCGAGTGCACTAACCATTAGGTTGAGAATAT
This is a stretch of genomic DNA from Malus domestica chromosome 02, GDT2T_hap1. It encodes these proteins:
- the LOC103431694 gene encoding DNA-directed RNA polymerases II and IV subunit 5A-like, with product MVLTEEEITRLYRVRKTVMQMLKDRNYLVGDFEINMSKEQFKDKYGENMKREDLIINKTKRTDTNDQIYVFFPDEPKVGVKTMKTYTNRMKSENVFRAILVTQQSLTPFAKTCISEISGKFHLEAELLVNIKEHVLVPEHRVLTNEEKKTLLERYTVKETQLPRIQVTDPIAKYYGLKRAQVVKIIRPSETAGRYVTYRYVI
- the LOC103401908 gene encoding uncharacterized protein isoform X1, which gives rise to MLLSSSFTSISFPSPNFNLSRNRSPKRILKMAEAAKNPGRKFHHLTLYMFVCEFSCSYCHLVSVGQQQRIIVPNKHGEKLVGLLHETGSADLVILCHGFRDTKEHYIMVNLAVALENEGISSFRFDFAGNGESEGTFQFGNYRREADDLRSVVEYFSGAKRAPSTIVGHSKGGDAVLLYASTYHDIRTVVNISGRYELKKGIEERLGKDFMEVIKKEGFIDVKNKSGDGSYRVTEESLMDRLSTDMHQSCLQIDKECRVVTIHGTADEVIPVEDALEFAKIIHNHKLHLIEGANHSYTSHQAELASLVVDFIKAAPQQDKATSN
- the LOC103401908 gene encoding uncharacterized protein isoform X2, with product MLLSSSFTSISFPSPNFNLSRNRSPKRILKMAEAAKNPVGQQQRIIVPNKHGEKLVGLLHETGSADLVILCHGFRDTKEHYIMVNLAVALENEGISSFRFDFAGNGESEGTFQFGNYRREADDLRSVVEYFSGAKRAPSTIVGHSKGGDAVLLYASTYHDIRTVVNISGRYELKKGIEERLGKDFMEVIKKEGFIDVKNKSGDGSYRVTEESLMDRLSTDMHQSCLQIDKECRVVTIHGTADEVIPVEDALEFAKIIHNHKLHLIEGANHSYTSHQAELASLVVDFIKAAPQQDKATSN
- the LOC103401908 gene encoding uncharacterized protein isoform X3, whose translation is MAEAAKNPVGQQQRIIVPNKHGEKLVGLLHETGSADLVILCHGFRDTKEHYIMVNLAVALENEGISSFRFDFAGNGESEGTFQFGNYRREADDLRSVVEYFSGAKRAPSTIVGHSKGGDAVLLYASTYHDIRTVVNISGRYELKKGIEERLGKDFMEVIKKEGFIDVKNKSGDGSYRVTEESLMDRLSTDMHQSCLQIDKECRVVTIHGTADEVIPVEDALEFAKIIHNHKLHLIEGANHSYTSHQAELASLVVDFIKAAPQQDKATSN